The Bacteroides ovatus genomic interval GCAGAACGAAGAAGTATTAAACTGATTACTCTGTAATCCGTCGGATTCCGTAAAATTACGGAACCTCTCTGTTTCCGGATTGAAACAGGAAATACCACGGTTGGTACTTACCCAAAGACGTCCGAAAGTATCTTCCAGAATACCATATACCACATTGTTAGGTAAACCGTTAGCCGTAGTATATCGTTTGATTTTCTTTTCTTTCTCATTAAAACAGTAGAAGCCTTCACGCGTACCTACCCAAATGATACCGTTGGCAGCCTCGTAAATGCAATTGGTAAACGTCTTTGTTACAGATGATTCCGGCAGAATAGGCACCTTTTCTATCTCGATTCCTTCCTGCTGAAAGACAGATATACCTTCCTCACCCCCGACCCAAAGCCGTTTATGGGAATCTCTGAACAGGATTGTGATTCGTTGTGAAGTAAATGGAGTACCGTCCTTTTCCTTATCAATGGTGGTAAAACTCTTTTTTTCCGGGTTAAAACTAACCAGAGCACTTAATGTCCCCAATAAGAGATTCCCCCCTTTGTCAGGAAGAATTGCATATACATTCTCATTCACCAACTGGCTGTTCAGCTGATTGAAACTTTCCATTTTTCCACTGTTTCGATGGAGGACAGTCAGTCCGCCGGCATGTGTCCCTATATATACAAGTGATTTTTGTTCATCTACATATACGGCTTTGATATTGTTGGAACCAATACCGATTTCCCGTTCGTCTTCCTGTAAGATATAGTGCGTAAACTGTTGTGTCTTTGTATTATACAGATTCAAACCACCATCATTCGTTCCTATCCATAAATTCTTATCCTTATCTTCCGTAATGCAGCTGACTACGTTATCGCTTAGAGAATTCTTATAGGGAATACGCTGGATATTCTTGAATCTGTTGCGGATAGGATGGTAATAGTTCAATCCCCCGAAATAGGTTCCAAGCCACATACCTCCTTGCGAATCCATAAAGATACTGCGAACCGAACGTTGTGACAAACTGCCGTTTTCTACCGGACTGCTACTGTAGGAAACGAAAGAATCGCTTCCTTCATGATAAATGTTTAGATCATTGAACGTTCCTATCCATAAGCGGTTTTGCGAATCCAGTGCCAGAGAGCGGATATAATTGGAACTGATACTTTTAGGATTGGAAGAAGAATGATGATAAGCCTTGACCTCTTTCGTTTTCGGGTTGAGCAGAAGCAGACCGGCTCCTTCGGTAGCTACCCATATACGGGTAGGAGATTGCTGCAAAATGGCCTGAATCTGTTTCGTTTCCGTTATCGGAGTAATCTTTTCCAGTTTCTTTTGAGGAATGGAATAGCTGTAAAGCCCGTCAACCGGGGTACCGATATAGATAATATCCCCCTGTCTGTAAAGAGCTGAAGCTATAAGCTTGTGCATAGCGGTACTAAAAGAATCGTCTACAAACTTGGATTCTTTAATATCGAACATGGTCAGTCCTTCCTGTGTGCTTATAAGCAACTGTTCCGGTGAGATTTCTGCAATACCATTGATTTGTTGCCGTTTGCCCTTTTTCTCGTAGAAGAAATTTCTGAATTTGTCTTTTTCCTCGTCATAATATGACAAACCATCCCGCGTACCGATCCAGACACGTCCCTGACTGTCAGTTTTTACGATTCGTGAAATGTCATTAGCAATACTGTTCGGATCCTCTTCATTATGTTGATAAACTGTAAATGAATACCCGTCATACTTGTTTACTCCATCATAGGTAGCGAACCACATATTACCTCTTTGGTCCTGATCGATAGAAAATACGGTGCTTTGTGACAATCCTTCGTTAATAGAAATATAAGAGAAGTTAATTTGCTCCGGAACTTCAGAAAAAACGCAATTAACCCCTATACATAGAAAGAGTAGACAGATTGTTGTTTTTTTAAGGCTGTTCATTATTAGTTCATAAGATTAATAATGGCATCAAAGATAGCAAAATCTTTTATATGGAGGTATTCAATAGAGAGAAAGTAAATATAGGGAATGAAAAAATACCACCAATTATACAGATTAGCACGGATTTTTATATCGACAATCTTCGAATTACAATTAAATCTGTGTTAATCTGTGTAATCGGTGGTGAAACTTGAAACTGGTAGGTAATTTATTATTTAGCTAAATCTCCTATCTCATCTAAATTCTTCTGAATATCTTCGTCATTCAATGTATAATTCACCAGATCACCGGCCAAATACTTATCATAAGAAGTCATATCAATCAGACCATGTCCCGAAAGATTGAAAAGAATCACTTTTTCTTCTCCTGTCTCCTTACATTTGTTAGCTTCGCGGATAGCCGCTGCAATAGCGTGGCTGGATTCGGGAGCCGGAATAATACCTTCAGACTGCGCAAACAGACAACCGGCTTCGAAAGACTCCAATTGCTGTATATCTACCGCTTCCATCAGATTATCTTTGAGCAACTGTGAAACGATTACACCTGCGCCGTGATAACGAAGTCCACCGGCATGGATATGAGCAGGAGCAAAATTGTGCCCCAAAGTAAACATCGGCAGCAACGGAGTATACCCGGCTTCATCACCGAAGTCATACTGGAACTTACCACGTGTCAGTTTCGGACAAGAAGCTGGTTCGGCAGCAACGAAACGAGTCTTTTTTCCTTCCTGTATGGTGTGGCGCATGAATGGGAAAGAGATACCTCCGAAGTTGGAACCACCTCCGAAACAACCGATCACGATATCCGGATACTCGCCTGCCATTTCCATCTGTTTTTCAGCTTCCAGTCCGATAATAGTCTGGTGGAGAGTCACGTGGCTAAGTACGGAACCGAGCGTATATTTACAGTTAGGAGTCATTTGTGCCAGTTCGATAGCTTCCGAAATAGCAGTTCCCAATGAACCTTGATAAGTGGGGTGTTTAGTCAGAATATCCTTACCGGCACGGGTAGACATAGATGGAGAAGGAGTGACCTGTGCTCCGAAAGTCTGCATGATGCTGCGGCGGTATGGTTTTTGTTCATAACTGATTTTTACCTGATAAACGGCAGCTTCCAGACCGAAAACCTTGGCTGCGTAAGAAAGAGCGGCTCCCCATTGTCCGGCACCGGTTTCAGTGGTGATGTTGGTCACCCCTTCTTCTTTGCAATAATAAGCTTGTGCCAGTGCGGAATTCAACTTGTGTGAACCGATAGGGCTTACGCTCTCGTTCTTAAAATAGATATGAGCCGGAGTGCCGAGTGCTTTTTCCAAACCATAAGCACGAACCAGCGGAGTGCTGCGATAGTACTTGTACATTTCACGCACTTCTTCCGGTATTTCGATCCATGCATCCGTCTGATTCAGCTCCTGATGACACAGCTCTTTTGCGAAAATCGGATATAAATCTTCTGCTTTCAGCGGTTGTTTGGTTCCCGGGTGCAACGGAGGCATAGGCTTGTTCACCATATCAGCCTGAATGTTGTACCAGTAATGTGGAATTTCTTCTTCCGGTAGAATATACCGTTTTCTTTTTTCACTCATAATATTGTAGTTTTTTAGTTTTCTGTTGCCAAAAGTACTCAAATTTTTAATATTCGGAAAATTTTGTCAACAAAGAATCGCATTTGATTGTTATTTTAGTTAAGTTTGCACGACCCCGTTAAAAAAGATGATATGAAGATTTATCATAAGTTTTTATTGTATCAGAATAAACTGCTAAAACCCTATGTACGTATCTTGTTAGGGCTGGTAGAAGCACTCACCTATCTGGCGTCATTATTATTGATTGTCGGAGTAGTATATGAACATGGCTTTCCCTTGTCTATTGATGAAGTGGCGAATTTACAGACATTGTATAAAACTGTCTGGATCATCTTTCTGATTGATGTAACTTTACATATCTCGCTGGAATACCGGAATACCAAAAAGCAATACCGGCGATTAGCCTGGATCTTGAGTGGGTTGTTATATCTCACTTTAGTACCTGTTATATTCCATCGTCCGGAAGAAGAAGGAGCTATTTTGCATATTTGGGAATTCTTACATGGGAAGTTTTATCATCTTTTGTTATTGTTAGTTCTTTCTTTCCTCAACTTGTCCAATGGTCTGGTGCGCCTGTTGGGACGGCGTACCAATCCGTCTCTGATATTGGCAGTCAGTTTTATGGCTATTATCCTGATTGGAGCAGGCCTACTGATGCTTCCGCGTTGCACGGTGAATGGTATTACCTGGGTAGACTCTTTATTTACGGCTACCAGTGCTGTATGTGTTACAGGCTTGGTACCGGTAGACGTGTCCACTACATTCACCACTTCGGGATTAGTTGTCATTATCCTGCTGATTCAGATTGGCGGATTGGGAGTGATGACATTAACCAGTTTCTTCGCCATGTTCTTTATGGGGAATACTTCCATTTATAACCAGCTTGTTGTGCGTGATATGGTTAGTTCCAATTCATTAGGTTCTTTGCTGTCTACTTTGTTATATATATTAGGCTTCACCTTAGTGATTGAAGGGATCGGCATGGTTTCGATTTGGTTTAGTATTCACGGAACGTTGGGAATGACCCTGGAAGGAGAGTTGGGTTTTGCTGCTTTCCATTCTATTTCAGCTTTTTGTAATGCGGGTTTTTCTACGCTTTCCGGCAATTTAGGAAATCCGATGGTGATGACTAACCACAATTGGCTGTTTATTACTGTTTCTCTATTGATTATATTTGGTGGTATCGGTTTCCCCATCCTTGTCAATTTCAAGGATATTGTATTGTATCACCTCCGTCGTTTCTGGAAATTGATTCGTACCCGCAAACTGGATCGGCATAAAATGCAGCACCTCTATAACCTGAATACGAAAATCGTGTTAATCATGACTTTTTTGCTTTTATTAATCGGTACATTAGCTATTGCTGCTTTTGAGTGGAATGCTTCCTTTGCCGGTATGCCTGTGGCAGACAAATGGACTCAAGCTTTCTTTAATGCCACTTGTCCGCGAACAGCCGGTTTCAGCAGTGTCGACCTGGCATCATTGAGTGTGCAGACATTATTGGTTTATCTCTTCCTGATGTGGGTGGGCGGTGGATCACAGTCCACGGCAGGTGGTGTGAAAGTGAATGCTTTTGCGGTCGTAGTTCTGAATCTTGTAGCCGTATTGCGTGGCACTGAACGAGTGGAAGTGTTCGGCAGAGAATTGTCTTACGATTCAATCCGGCGTTCCAATGCAACAGTAGTCATGTCATTGGGAGTCTTATTCATTTTTATTTTTACATTGAGCATACTCGAACCGGGTGTTTCCATTATGGCATTGACTTTCGAATGTGTCTCTGCGCTTAGTACCGTGGGTTCCAGTCTGAATCTGACCCCTCATTTGTGCGACGCGAGCAAACTATTGGTGTCTTTGTTGATGTTTATTGGTCGTGTGGGGTTAATAACATTGATGCTAGGAATCGTCAAACAGAAAAAGAATACAAAATACCGTTATCCGAGTGATAACATCATAATAAACTAAAGCTATGAAGTATATTATTATTGGTTTAGGAAATTACGGCCATGTGTTGGCGGAAGAACTGTCCGCCTTGGGACACGAAATTATAGGTGCGGATATAAGCGAAAGTCGTGTAGACTCCATCAAAGATAAGGTTGCTACAGCTTTTGTCATTGATGCCACTGACGAACAATCATTATCAGTGTTGCCATTGAATAGTGTGGATATAGTTATTGTAGCGATTGGAGAGAATTTTGGTGCGTCGATACGAGTCGTTGCCCTGTTGAAGCAGAAAAAGGTTCCCCGTATTTTTGCCCGTGCTATTGATGCCGTACATAAAGCGGTGCTTGAAGCTTTTGATCTGGAACGAATCCTGACTCCGGAAGAAGATGCTGCCCGCAGCCTGGTACAACTGCTCGATTTCGGTACTAACATGGAAGGATTCCGCATCGATCAGGATTATTATGTTGTGAAGTTCACGGTTCCGGAGAAATTTGTAGGATATTTTGTAAATGAGTTAAACTTGGATGAAGAGTTTCATTTAAAAATGATAGGCTTGAAACGGGCGAATAAGATCACCAACTGCCTGGGTATTTCTCTGACCGAGCTTCATGTGAAGAATGAATTACCGGAGAATGAGAAAGTGGAAGAAGGAGATGAACTGGTTTGTTACGGCAGATACCGAGATTTCCAAACTTTCTGGAAAGCTATTTAATTTATTGGATTTCCGGTTTGCATTGATGGATCGTTACGGGATGTGCTTTAACTTTGCATGCCGTAGATGTAAAATTGAGTTGCACAATCTGGCTTTGTGATGTTTCCGGTTTTCGTTGGTCGAATACAAAGTTGCCCAGACTATAAAAGATGGGCTTACCATTGAAATATTCCTCTTTCTGAATGACGTGCGGATGATGTCCGATGATAGCATCCGCACCTGCACGAACGAGTCGGTGTGCTCCCTTTCTTTGGTTCATAGTAGGAGAGGATTGGTACTCGATTCCCCAATGGAGAATAACGACCACATAACTTTCGGGATTCTCTTGCTTGAAGTTCTTAATTTCCTCTTCTATTTCTTCCGTGGTTTGCTGGCAAATACCGGGATCATTTTCTAAATATACCCAATTCTCCAAAGGAAGTGTAACTGAATTGAAGAGTGCTACTTTAATTTTTCCTTTCTTTATCACTACGGGTTGGCAACTCTCGGAAGAAGTATTACCATATCCTATCGGAGTGATTCCTGCCGATAAGAGATGCTGATAAGTATCTGTCAATCCGCTTCGTCCCTGATCCATAGTATGATTATTCGCTAAAGCCGCATGACTGATGCCGGCTTTAACCAATTCTTCCATCCATCTCGGTTCCGCGTGAAAAATATATTTCTTGTGTAGCGGCGAACGAACGGAAGTGACGGGACATTCCAGATTGATTACCGTAGCGTCCATTTGATGAAAGAGAGGAGCTACTGACGCAAATAAATCTTCGACACCTCCCCGTTGAATCTGTTGGCGTACCCCTCTGTCCAGAAGAACATCTCCGGTGAAAGCGATAGAGAGACATTCTTCTGACGGGTGCTGGCAGGCAGTAAGCAGTAACAGACCTATACTACCTATAATCCGGTTAATTCGGGAAAAGGATATTAGCATCCTGAACTATAAAAAACTCTGTCATCTACTTTCGGTTCTTTCTCCAGCAGGATCTTTTTCATCCATTCCGGGACGGCAGGTGCTTTCTTTTCTTCCAGCATTTTCTGCCACTCTTCGTCCGTGAGCCGGGTATCCAGTGGCTGGACAAACTCGTAGTAACTAAATGTGGCACCACGGGTAAGATAGAGATTACCCTCTATTTCTACTACCACATAGATATTGTTGGCATTTCCTGTTGCCACATGCAGTACTCCATTCTTATCACATCCACTCACGTTGCGGGTATAAATATCAGCCACTACAGCTATCGACTTGTCCGGACCTTGCACTAATGACCAGTTATCCAGATGTAAATCCGGATCGAGCACAGACAGAGTGAAATATTCTATACTACTTCCCATATACTCAAGAGTGCGATATTCCTGTTCGGTCAGTTTTTCTCCCCGCAGTTCCTTTTCAGTTACTTGAATCAGAAAGCTGACATAGTCTTGCAACTGCTCTGTTTTTCCTTTCAAGTCATCCGTCAGGCAATTGCTTTGTTGCAGAACCAGTTGGGTGGCTTGCAGAATTCCTGACATTTTCTTCCAGAAAGGAAGATTCGGTTCTACATATCCCACTACGATCGGATCAGGAGGGCCGGCACCTCCACATTCTGCAGCCATGGGCTGTTCTCCGTAAAGGATCGCGTCATGCTTCAATTCAGCCCAAGATGCCAAAGCTGTATTCAGGTTCTTGTATCCCCATTCGGGTGTTTGCATAAATCCCGGCTGGCTCTTATCCGTTTTCTGCATGGTGAACAGACTTTTCATCCATAATTCGTAGACAGATACTTGCGCAGGCTGGGAAGCTTTGAATTTATCTTTCAGTTTTTGTAATTCTCCGGTATACTGGTTCCAGTTGCCCGGTTCTTTGTAAAAATCAGTCAGTAAAGTCTCGGCGGAGTTTACTCCGAAAGCGGCAAAGACATCCAATCCTTTCGGATAAGCACGTTTGCTGTTTGGGGTGACGTCTACCAATTCCTGAAGAACTTCATTATCTGCCAGATATCTTTGTGGCATAAAGTTGATTTTGTCCCGGCAGGAGATTTCTATTTTAGGTTTGATCCTGTTCTTGCTTTTTGCCAGTTCAATGAGCGCTTGATTCACCTTTTCTATTTGAACCGGAGTCAATGCATCTTCAGTATATTCTGCTTTATTTTTCTTCAGAATCTGTGCAATATCGAGAAGAGAAAGATTATCAGTCTCACCCATCAGGAAGGTAAGTGGTGTATAGACGCGTTGGTATAGTTCCATTAGTGGTGTCTCGGCCATATCCTTATAAGTGGATAGTACGGTAGCTTGAAAGATTGCTTGTTTGAGCTGTTCTTGTTGTTCTCTGCAAAAGCAGGCAGTTTGAAGCCACATCATAGCCTGAAAGTATGCCTGTAATTGGGGTTCACGGGTATAATGTCCGCGTGGTTTGAAAAGACTGTATGGGAAGTATGCCTCTTTGTATGAAAGAAATTCCGAGAAATCATCTTCTTGTGCATTAATATGTTCTATTTCCTGTTGATATGCTTTTTGATACTTAGCAGGGAGATTGGGCGTTTCCTTTGTCAGCAAATAATAAGGGATAGCATAGAAAGTAGCGGCATATTCTGCCATATCTTTCAGAGATTCGTCTTCTGTCTGGCGGGAGATGCTTATGCAAGTTGCGTTGAGTGATAGACATAGTCTTTCCAAAGTAGGAATGATGTGTTGTTTCTCCAGACTTTTCAGTACATAAGAGAAATACATGTGAAATGCCTGTAAATATAAGTCAGTGGTGATGAAATTGGGCACTTGGCGATAATCATTCTCTTCGTAAGCATGAAACAACTGTAAGTTACTTCCCTCTGTAATGGCAAAGTTGTTCTGTTGCAACTTGGCTAGTAATGCCTCGTCTATATCTTTGAATTGGAACAGGTTGACTATATTATTTGCATTTCCTAAATAATAAGAGTCTCGTTGAGTAAACTGTTGCTGACGCATTTCTGCCATGCGAGCATCGATGCGTTCTACGAAAGCCTTCTCTTCAGCCGTCAGTTTGACTTCGTCATAGTTTTCCGGGAATTTATTCTCTCCGTTTGCCTCCGATTCATCCCATAACTTCCATACAAGATCGTTATACCATTTCGTATTGGCCGAGAAGAAAGCGTTGATGTCCGCTTCCATAAAATGATAACCGTGTATAGCGTATGGATAACTACGTAATAAACGTAACTCCTGAAAAGAGTAACGACCGATATCCTGCTTCAAATCAATAGATTGAGGTAGAACAGTATCGGTCAATAATGAAGTGGCAGTCGTAACAGTATCTTGTGCCAATGCCGTTGAGGTGTTTTTATTCTTGTTCTTGCATCCGCAAAGAATAAGAACTAGTGTACAGGACAGTAATAATAGTCGTCTCATGTTTTTCATTATTCTATAAATTGCCATATATAAATGATAGTATCTAACGTTAACGTTCAAGAATGCGTTTGGCCTCCTTTTCTTCTGTCTCGCGTTTCAGATATCCCTTAAAATCCAGACCAAAACCTCTCCATGCATATTCCGCTATCAGATATTTTCCACTTCGTTCCCGTTCCATGGTGCGTATCAACACAGAAGTATGTTCACGAATCACTCTGAAATCTTCCAAAGGTTGTGCTACCCTCGAACCTAACCAAAGTGGGCGGATATACGCTTCATCTGCAATCCGGTAAATGAATAACCGCTTGTCAGGTTTGGGATCGAATCGGGTAGGCTTGATAACCCCCACAATGATTTCCGGCATCCCGTCTCCTGTAACATCTCCATAATCAAACTGATAGACTGGATAAGGCAATTTCCAAACAGAGTGGGAGGGTTGGTCTGTATTCAAATGAATGACATAGAGCGAATCAGATTCTTTGTTCAGAGATACTTCCATGTGTCTTTGATTAACTTGCCATTCAAACCTGTTTTCTTTCCGGCATGAACAGAACATCAGTAAAAGACCTGTAAAAATAAGGAAGTGAATCCTGTGCGACATATCTGTAACGTTTTCTTTGGCAAAGATAGATATTAACCTGTATTTACCTGCTTCTTTTCTCGTAAAAGTGAAAAATCCAGTATGTTATATATGAAAACCACCGGACTTCTTAACTAAAGAGAAGTCCGGTGGCTTATCAGATATTATAAAGCGTATGCCTTATTTCGTCTGAATACGTATATTTCCGGCTTTCACTCCGTTTGCTTTTGCTGTAAATACAATCTCTCCGGCAGTTTCACCGGCTTGCAGGATAGCTGTCAACATACCGTTGAAAGCATGCATCTTCGGAAGATGAAATTGTTCCAGATTTGTCGGGTCGCCATTGGCAGCGGCACGATATTTACCAGTTCCCTTTACCGAGAAATTTATCTGACGATTGTCGGCAGGACAGAGGTTACCGTCTTTGTCTACTACTTTAACAGTCACATAAGCCAGGTCTTTTCCATCTGCAGTCAGTTCGTTACGGTTGCTTACCAGTTCGATGTGATGAGGCTTTCCGGCAGTACGGACTACTTTTTCAACTACCGCTTTTCCGTTTTTGTCGTAGGCTACTACTTTCACTTCACCCGGTTTGTACTTTGTATCCATCCACATCAGGCGATAGCGGTTCTTTAGCGAACTATTATTCTTGCTTTGTTTTCCATAACTTTTGCCATTGATAAACAGTTCGGCTGTAGGATAATTAGTGTACACAAAAACGGGAGTCACTTCTCCTTCACGTCCCGGCCAGGTCCAGTGAGGCAGGATATGCAAGGTTTCCGCTTCCTTGTTCCACACGCTACGGTAAAGGTAATAGCGGTCTTTAGGTAAACTGGCAAGGTCGATGATACCAAACATTGAACTGTGGTTAGGCCATGAATCCGTATCGTATGGTGACGGTTCGCCCAGATAATCGAATCCGGTCCATACGAACTGTCCGATGGTCCAATGATGATCGTCAGCTAATGCAAAATCCTCGTCCGGAATATTCGACCAGGGACAAACCTCCACATCGTATGAAGAGCATTGATGATCTTCATATTTTGCCCCTTTCTTATCCTCCACCGGGAACTTGTATACGCCACGTGAACTGACAGTAGAAGCCGTTTCGCTTCCCAGAATCAGATTCTGCGGGAGTTGGTCGTATGACTCCTTATAGCGTTGCGTACGGTAATTGAGTCCCGGAATGTCAATCATTGCTGCAAATCCGTTGGCAAGTACACAAGTCACCTGATCCATTCCGCAAGTGACAGGGCGGGTAGGATCTTCACGATGGCAGATATCCTGCAGGAATTTGGCCACTTTATAACCGACAGGACTGCATTGAGTCGGTACTTCGTTACCGATACTCCACATAACGACGCAAGGGTTATTCCGGTAATTATGAAGCATATTTTTCATATCACGTTCCGCCCATTCATCGAAGTAGCGGTGATAACCATTTTCACATTTGGCGATGTCCCATTCGTCGAACGGTTCGATCATCATCATAAATCCCATTTCGTCACACAACGCAACGAGTTCGGGAGTCGGCATATTATGAGAAGTACGGATCGCGTCGCATCCCATATCTTTCAATAGCGTAAGCTGATGACGCAGTGCTGCTACATTGATAGCGGCGCCCAACGGACCTAAATCGTGGTGATTACATACACCCTGGAATTTGCGGTGCTCCC includes:
- a CDS encoding DUF3160 domain-containing protein yields the protein MRRLLLLSCTLVLILCGCKNKNKNTSTALAQDTVTTATSLLTDTVLPQSIDLKQDIGRYSFQELRLLRSYPYAIHGYHFMEADINAFFSANTKWYNDLVWKLWDESEANGENKFPENYDEVKLTAEEKAFVERIDARMAEMRQQQFTQRDSYYLGNANNIVNLFQFKDIDEALLAKLQQNNFAITEGSNLQLFHAYEENDYRQVPNFITTDLYLQAFHMYFSYVLKSLEKQHIIPTLERLCLSLNATCISISRQTEDESLKDMAEYAATFYAIPYYLLTKETPNLPAKYQKAYQQEIEHINAQEDDFSEFLSYKEAYFPYSLFKPRGHYTREPQLQAYFQAMMWLQTACFCREQQEQLKQAIFQATVLSTYKDMAETPLMELYQRVYTPLTFLMGETDNLSLLDIAQILKKNKAEYTEDALTPVQIEKVNQALIELAKSKNRIKPKIEISCRDKINFMPQRYLADNEVLQELVDVTPNSKRAYPKGLDVFAAFGVNSAETLLTDFYKEPGNWNQYTGELQKLKDKFKASQPAQVSVYELWMKSLFTMQKTDKSQPGFMQTPEWGYKNLNTALASWAELKHDAILYGEQPMAAECGGAGPPDPIVVGYVEPNLPFWKKMSGILQATQLVLQQSNCLTDDLKGKTEQLQDYVSFLIQVTEKELRGEKLTEQEYRTLEYMGSSIEYFTLSVLDPDLHLDNWSLVQGPDKSIAVVADIYTRNVSGCDKNGVLHVATGNANNIYVVVEIEGNLYLTRGATFSYYEFVQPLDTRLTDEEWQKMLEEKKAPAVPEWMKKILLEKEPKVDDRVFYSSGC
- a CDS encoding TrkH family potassium uptake protein → MKIYHKFLLYQNKLLKPYVRILLGLVEALTYLASLLLIVGVVYEHGFPLSIDEVANLQTLYKTVWIIFLIDVTLHISLEYRNTKKQYRRLAWILSGLLYLTLVPVIFHRPEEEGAILHIWEFLHGKFYHLLLLLVLSFLNLSNGLVRLLGRRTNPSLILAVSFMAIILIGAGLLMLPRCTVNGITWVDSLFTATSAVCVTGLVPVDVSTTFTTSGLVVIILLIQIGGLGVMTLTSFFAMFFMGNTSIYNQLVVRDMVSSNSLGSLLSTLLYILGFTLVIEGIGMVSIWFSIHGTLGMTLEGELGFAAFHSISAFCNAGFSTLSGNLGNPMVMTNHNWLFITVSLLIIFGGIGFPILVNFKDIVLYHLRRFWKLIRTRKLDRHKMQHLYNLNTKIVLIMTFLLLLIGTLAIAAFEWNASFAGMPVADKWTQAFFNATCPRTAGFSSVDLASLSVQTLLVYLFLMWVGGGSQSTAGGVKVNAFAVVVLNLVAVLRGTERVEVFGRELSYDSIRRSNATVVMSLGVLFIFIFTLSILEPGVSIMALTFECVSALSTVGSSLNLTPHLCDASKLLVSLLMFIGRVGLITLMLGIVKQKKNTKYRYPSDNIIIN
- the galB gene encoding beta-galactosidase GalB, producing the protein MNMKHQKQLLAVLLMGAACTMQAQRSETLLEKNWKFSKGDFKEASQPEFNDNQWESVVIPHDWAIFGPFDMNNDLQNVAVTQNFEKKASLKTGRTGGLPYVGTGWYRTSFDAPADKEVTLLFDGAMSEARVYINGKEACFWPFGYNSFHCNVTSLLNKDGKNNTLAVRLENRPQSSRWYPGAGLYRNVHLIVTDKIHVPVWGTQITTPHVSKDFAAVRLQTKIDNADEKTAIRVETEILSPEGKVVTRKENTSRINHEQPFEQNFIVNAPELWSPESPSLYKAVSKIYADDKLVDTYTTRFGIRSIEYIADKGFYLNGEHRKFQGVCNHHDLGPLGAAINVAALRHQLTLLKDMGCDAIRTSHNMPTPELVALCDEMGFMMMIEPFDEWDIAKCENGYHRYFDEWAERDMKNMLHNYRNNPCVVMWSIGNEVPTQCSPVGYKVAKFLQDICHREDPTRPVTCGMDQVTCVLANGFAAMIDIPGLNYRTQRYKESYDQLPQNLILGSETASTVSSRGVYKFPVEDKKGAKYEDHQCSSYDVEVCPWSNIPDEDFALADDHHWTIGQFVWTGFDYLGEPSPYDTDSWPNHSSMFGIIDLASLPKDRYYLYRSVWNKEAETLHILPHWTWPGREGEVTPVFVYTNYPTAELFINGKSYGKQSKNNSSLKNRYRLMWMDTKYKPGEVKVVAYDKNGKAVVEKVVRTAGKPHHIELVSNRNELTADGKDLAYVTVKVVDKDGNLCPADNRQINFSVKGTGKYRAAANGDPTNLEQFHLPKMHAFNGMLTAILQAGETAGEIVFTAKANGVKAGNIRIQTK
- a CDS encoding TrpB-like pyridoxal phosphate-dependent enzyme, producing MSEKRKRYILPEEEIPHYWYNIQADMVNKPMPPLHPGTKQPLKAEDLYPIFAKELCHQELNQTDAWIEIPEEVREMYKYYRSTPLVRAYGLEKALGTPAHIYFKNESVSPIGSHKLNSALAQAYYCKEEGVTNITTETGAGQWGAALSYAAKVFGLEAAVYQVKISYEQKPYRRSIMQTFGAQVTPSPSMSTRAGKDILTKHPTYQGSLGTAISEAIELAQMTPNCKYTLGSVLSHVTLHQTIIGLEAEKQMEMAGEYPDIVIGCFGGGSNFGGISFPFMRHTIQEGKKTRFVAAEPASCPKLTRGKFQYDFGDEAGYTPLLPMFTLGHNFAPAHIHAGGLRYHGAGVIVSQLLKDNLMEAVDIQQLESFEAGCLFAQSEGIIPAPESSHAIAAAIREANKCKETGEEKVILFNLSGHGLIDMTSYDKYLAGDLVNYTLNDEDIQKNLDEIGDLAK
- a CDS encoding potassium channel family protein — protein: MKYIIIGLGNYGHVLAEELSALGHEIIGADISESRVDSIKDKVATAFVIDATDEQSLSVLPLNSVDIVIVAIGENFGASIRVVALLKQKKVPRIFARAIDAVHKAVLEAFDLERILTPEEDAARSLVQLLDFGTNMEGFRIDQDYYVVKFTVPEKFVGYFVNELNLDEEFHLKMIGLKRANKITNCLGISLTELHVKNELPENEKVEEGDELVCYGRYRDFQTFWKAI
- a CDS encoding CapA family protein, with amino-acid sequence MLISFSRINRIIGSIGLLLLTACQHPSEECLSIAFTGDVLLDRGVRQQIQRGGVEDLFASVAPLFHQMDATVINLECPVTSVRSPLHKKYIFHAEPRWMEELVKAGISHAALANNHTMDQGRSGLTDTYQHLLSAGITPIGYGNTSSESCQPVVIKKGKIKVALFNSVTLPLENWVYLENDPGICQQTTEEIEEEIKNFKQENPESYVVVILHWGIEYQSSPTMNQRKGAHRLVRAGADAIIGHHPHVIQKEEYFNGKPIFYSLGNFVFDQRKPETSQSQIVQLNFTSTACKVKAHPVTIHQCKPEIQ